A window from Halomicrobium urmianum encodes these proteins:
- a CDS encoding polysaccharide deacetylase family protein, which yields MHGREGPDVTRTRRQAIAGASGVAGLAGCSGDGSSDATATDTATPTDTPTPTDMPTETPTETEVDVDTATPVERGDGPLARPPELTGEDVSRPTGEPGNLRVLDWAGFESAVTYSFDDSQPSHLSHYDALESTGVNTTFYLSKNVTAGSTTGQWTDVAADGHEIGNHTVSHPHNDLTGSSFGDPLDSMDAEISQCSEYITGELGQEGVWTMASPFGESGWTQAARSNGLFLNRGVGGGAVAPGPGADPYNLPCYMAEEGDTADTFNGLVDEARSNGEWLVFLFHSITPTDQEWFAPVGVDEIIGSVEHAKSYDDVWIDTVANVGAYWRGQQLFESVTPNESGDRTVWEWELPDAFPEGQHLRDRGRRRPRTGRRDAGLAHEGVLRGVPRRGVADAAPLGVERPRRRRPGSLNDPIASRSSPAGWRYC from the coding sequence GTGCATGGTCGAGAAGGACCAGACGTCACGCGGACTCGTCGACAGGCGATCGCCGGAGCGTCGGGCGTCGCGGGGCTCGCCGGCTGTAGCGGGGACGGGTCGTCGGACGCGACGGCCACCGACACGGCGACGCCCACCGACACGCCGACGCCGACTGACATGCCGACCGAGACGCCGACCGAAACCGAGGTCGACGTCGACACCGCGACGCCGGTCGAACGGGGCGACGGGCCACTCGCCCGGCCGCCGGAGCTGACCGGCGAGGACGTGTCCCGGCCGACCGGCGAGCCCGGGAACCTCAGAGTGCTCGACTGGGCCGGCTTCGAGAGCGCCGTCACCTACTCGTTCGACGACAGCCAGCCCTCGCACCTCAGCCACTACGACGCCCTGGAGTCGACCGGCGTCAACACGACGTTCTACCTCTCGAAGAACGTCACCGCGGGGAGCACCACGGGACAGTGGACCGACGTGGCCGCGGACGGACACGAGATCGGGAACCACACGGTGAGCCACCCGCACAACGACCTCACCGGGAGCAGCTTCGGGGACCCGCTCGACAGCATGGACGCCGAGATCAGCCAGTGCTCGGAGTACATCACCGGCGAACTCGGTCAGGAGGGCGTCTGGACGATGGCGTCGCCGTTCGGCGAGAGCGGCTGGACCCAGGCCGCCAGGTCCAATGGACTGTTCCTGAACCGCGGAGTCGGCGGCGGAGCCGTCGCGCCGGGCCCCGGCGCAGACCCCTACAACCTGCCCTGCTACATGGCCGAGGAGGGCGACACGGCCGACACGTTCAACGGGCTCGTCGACGAGGCGCGCTCGAACGGGGAGTGGCTCGTCTTCCTGTTCCACTCGATCACCCCCACCGATCAGGAGTGGTTCGCGCCGGTCGGCGTCGACGAGATCATCGGCAGCGTCGAGCACGCGAAGTCCTACGACGACGTGTGGATCGACACGGTCGCCAACGTCGGCGCGTACTGGCGGGGCCAGCAGCTGTTCGAGTCGGTGACGCCCAACGAGTCCGGCGACAGGACGGTCTGGGAGTGGGAGCTACCGGACGCGTTCCCCGAAGGCCAGCACCTGCGGGACCGTGGACGGCGGCGTCCTCGAACAGGGCGGCGAGACGCTGGACTGGCACACGAAGGGGTACTACGAGGTGTCCCTCGACGAGGGGTCGCTGACGCTGCACCACTAGGAGTCGAGCGCCCCCGTCGACGCCGCCCCGGCAGCCTGAACGACCCGATTGCCTCGCGGTCTTCACCTGCCGGCTGGCGATATTGTTAA
- a CDS encoding family 4 glycosyl hydrolase: MSQQAPAAVRSDSAIDADDVTIAYVGGGSRQWAPNLIRDLAQSDLHGEVRLYDEYVESAERNAEFGNWVHGEADVEPSTEWSYEATDSLETALSGADVVVLSTQYDPAETFVHDLDIPKEYGIYGAVSATIGPGGIFRAMRTVPLYREFAAAIREHCPGAWVFNYTNPVHFVTRALYDEYPDVNALGLCHEVLGTRSHLADIASEKLDVDAERSDVSVNVKGINHFTWVDEARCKGVDLWPLLEDLVDSERAHREFSWDDLADESVFVDNWQVTWELFRRFGVLPAAGDRHLVEYATWFIQGGQEGLNRWGVKRTGSDYRAKHWTPAESEQTTDVEAWLDGEKEFELTESDEVFVDILRGLVGEDEYVTNVNLPNVGQVSDLQSEAVVETNAVVRANEVKPMAAGGFPRPVRALISGHVDTIETVIEASRDGDVDAAFQGFLIDQQVRTLQTEEARELFAELVAAQEDYLDEWDLAESTVLAEADAYSAD; encoded by the coding sequence ATGTCGCAGCAAGCGCCAGCAGCAGTGCGATCGGACAGTGCAATCGACGCCGACGACGTCACGATAGCCTACGTCGGCGGCGGCAGTCGCCAGTGGGCGCCGAACCTCATCCGGGACCTCGCCCAGTCCGACCTGCACGGCGAGGTCCGACTCTACGACGAGTACGTCGAGAGCGCCGAGCGGAACGCGGAGTTCGGCAACTGGGTCCACGGCGAGGCCGACGTCGAGCCCTCGACGGAGTGGTCCTACGAGGCGACCGACTCCCTCGAGACGGCGCTGTCCGGTGCCGACGTCGTCGTCCTCTCGACGCAGTACGACCCCGCGGAGACGTTCGTCCACGACCTCGACATCCCGAAGGAGTACGGCATCTACGGCGCCGTCTCGGCCACGATCGGTCCGGGCGGCATCTTCCGCGCGATGCGGACGGTCCCTCTCTACCGGGAGTTCGCGGCCGCGATCCGCGAGCACTGCCCCGGCGCGTGGGTGTTCAACTACACGAACCCCGTCCACTTCGTGACGCGGGCGCTGTACGACGAGTACCCCGACGTCAACGCGCTCGGCCTCTGTCACGAGGTGCTGGGCACCCGGAGCCACCTCGCCGACATCGCGAGCGAGAAGCTCGACGTGGACGCCGAGCGCTCGGACGTCTCGGTCAACGTCAAGGGGATCAACCACTTCACGTGGGTCGACGAGGCCCGCTGCAAGGGGGTCGACCTCTGGCCCCTCCTGGAGGACCTGGTCGACAGCGAGCGGGCCCACCGGGAGTTCTCCTGGGACGACCTCGCGGACGAGAGCGTGTTCGTCGACAACTGGCAGGTGACCTGGGAGCTGTTCCGGCGGTTCGGCGTCCTGCCCGCGGCGGGCGACCGCCACCTCGTCGAGTACGCGACCTGGTTCATCCAGGGCGGCCAGGAGGGGCTCAACCGCTGGGGCGTCAAGCGCACCGGCAGCGACTACCGGGCGAAGCACTGGACGCCGGCGGAGTCCGAACAGACGACCGACGTCGAGGCCTGGCTGGACGGCGAGAAGGAGTTCGAGCTGACCGAGTCCGACGAGGTGTTTGTCGACATCCTCCGGGGGCTGGTCGGGGAGGACGAGTACGTCACGAACGTCAACCTCCCGAACGTCGGCCAGGTGTCGGACCTCCAGAGCGAGGCCGTCGTCGAGACGAACGCCGTGGTCCGCGCCAACGAGGTCAAGCCGATGGCGGCGGGCGGCTTCCCGCGGCCGGTTCGCGCCCTCATCAGCGGTCACGTCGACACCATCGAGACCGTCATCGAGGCGTCCCGCGACGGCGACGTCGACGCCGCGTTCCAGGGCTTCCTCATCGACCAGCAGGTGCGGACCCTCCAGACCGAGGAGGCCCGTGAGCTGTTCGCGGAACTGGTCGCCGCACAGGAGGACTATCTGGACGAGTGGGACCTCGCGGAGTCGACCGTCCTCGCGGAAGCGGACGCCTACTCCGCGGACTGA
- a CDS encoding IclR family transcriptional regulator encodes MGTTARNPVKSVETTFTIVQALKELDGAGVTELADYLDLPKSSVHNYLSTLEQEEYVFKDGTEYHVGIRFLDYGAYARNQMDIFEVAKPELERLASETGELANLLVEQHGIGSYLYRTRGEMAVQVEGHVGTRAPLHATGLGKAILAHLNEERVHEILDEHGMPPSTPNTITDRDELFAEFEQIREEGVAFDDEERLSGLRCVAAPVHHEGEIHGAISVSGPTNRLRGERFREELPNKVLEVQNVIELNITYS; translated from the coding sequence ATGGGAACCACGGCGAGAAATCCGGTGAAATCCGTCGAAACGACGTTCACCATTGTACAGGCGCTGAAGGAACTCGACGGGGCCGGGGTGACAGAGCTGGCGGACTACCTCGACCTGCCGAAGAGTTCCGTCCACAACTACCTGAGCACGCTAGAACAGGAGGAGTACGTGTTCAAGGACGGGACCGAGTACCACGTCGGGATCCGGTTTCTGGACTACGGGGCCTACGCCCGCAATCAGATGGACATCTTCGAGGTGGCCAAGCCCGAACTGGAGCGGTTGGCCTCTGAGACCGGCGAACTCGCTAACCTGCTGGTCGAGCAACACGGGATCGGCTCGTACCTCTACCGGACGCGTGGCGAGATGGCCGTCCAGGTGGAGGGCCACGTCGGCACCCGCGCGCCGCTGCACGCCACCGGCCTCGGCAAGGCCATCCTCGCGCACCTCAACGAGGAACGCGTCCACGAGATCCTCGACGAGCACGGCATGCCGCCCTCGACGCCGAACACGATCACCGACCGCGACGAACTGTTCGCGGAGTTCGAGCAGATCAGGGAGGAGGGCGTCGCGTTCGACGACGAGGAGCGCCTGAGCGGGCTCCGCTGCGTCGCCGCGCCAGTCCACCACGAGGGGGAAATCCACGGCGCCATCAGCGTCTCCGGCCCCACCAACCGCCTCCGCGGCGAGCGCTTCCGGGAGGAACTTCCTAACAAGGTGCTGGAGGTCCAGAACGTCATCGAACTCAACATCACCTACTCGTAG
- a CDS encoding mannonate dehydratase: MDTALMLPPHPDKRWTMARQLGLSTGVVRFWGEEEWWTYDSLLQARNRFADHGLSLEVVEDRPPMTDTVLGREGRDEEIETVKQLLRNMGTVGIDTYSWVWTENPVGVVRTSDEVPLRGDTRTTAYDHEQSERGPEYPVDVTEAELWDNLEYFLDEVVPVAEEAGVNLALHPDDPPVDSVRGVPRLVNSVENVQRILDLYDSPNHGLTFCQGNFSAMGADVPAAIRQFGDRIHFVHFRDVEGSSEEFVETWHDEGQTDMLAAMDVYREVGFDGPIRPDHVPRMLDEGHRDDAQAGYTDMGRLFAVGYMRGLMEQVGPE; encoded by the coding sequence ATGGACACCGCGCTCATGCTCCCGCCGCACCCCGATAAACGGTGGACGATGGCCAGACAGCTGGGTCTCTCGACGGGCGTGGTCCGCTTCTGGGGCGAGGAGGAGTGGTGGACGTACGACTCGCTACTGCAGGCGCGCAACCGCTTCGCCGACCACGGCCTGTCGCTGGAGGTGGTCGAGGACCGGCCGCCGATGACGGACACCGTCCTGGGCAGGGAGGGGCGCGACGAGGAGATCGAGACGGTCAAGCAACTGCTGCGGAACATGGGGACAGTCGGCATCGACACCTACAGCTGGGTGTGGACGGAGAACCCCGTCGGGGTGGTCCGGACCTCGGACGAGGTCCCCCTGCGGGGGGACACCCGGACCACCGCGTACGACCACGAACAGTCGGAGCGGGGGCCGGAGTACCCCGTCGACGTGACGGAGGCGGAGCTGTGGGACAACCTCGAATACTTCCTCGACGAGGTCGTGCCCGTCGCGGAGGAGGCGGGCGTGAACCTCGCGCTGCACCCGGACGACCCGCCGGTCGATTCGGTCAGGGGCGTCCCGCGACTGGTCAACTCCGTCGAGAACGTCCAGCGGATCCTCGACCTGTACGACAGTCCGAACCACGGCCTCACCTTCTGTCAGGGCAACTTCTCGGCGATGGGCGCCGACGTGCCCGCGGCGATCCGGCAGTTCGGCGACCGCATCCACTTCGTCCACTTCCGCGACGTCGAGGGGTCGTCTGAGGAGTTCGTCGAGACGTGGCACGACGAGGGGCAGACGGACATGCTGGCCGCGATGGACGTCTACCGCGAGGTCGGCTTCGACGGACCGATCCGGCCCGACCACGTGCCGCGGATGCTGGACGAGGGCCACCGCGACGACGCGCAGGCCGGCTACACCGACATGGGGCGACTGTTCGCCGTCGGATACATGCGCGGGCTCATGGAGCAGGTCGGGCCGGAGTAG
- a CDS encoding GDSL-type esterase/lipase family protein produces the protein MSRVARDCGLDALNLACSGSAYCEPAMADYVADREDWDVATFALSVNMANAGFPPAEFRERADYFVDTVARAHPEKPIVCVTLFPYYADVTDEGDADVAAAYRDALRSVVDDSPHDNLSLVAGTDLLSASDLTWDVLHPSDGGMESIGDGLARHLETRLD, from the coding sequence GTGTCGCGCGTCGCCCGCGACTGCGGCCTCGACGCGCTGAACCTCGCCTGTTCCGGGTCGGCGTACTGCGAGCCCGCGATGGCGGACTACGTCGCGGACCGCGAGGACTGGGACGTCGCGACGTTCGCCCTCTCGGTCAACATGGCGAACGCGGGGTTCCCGCCGGCGGAGTTCCGCGAGCGCGCCGACTACTTCGTCGACACCGTCGCCCGGGCGCACCCGGAGAAGCCGATCGTCTGCGTCACGCTGTTCCCGTACTACGCGGACGTGACGGACGAGGGCGACGCCGACGTCGCGGCGGCCTACCGGGACGCCCTGCGCTCCGTCGTCGACGACTCGCCGCACGACAACCTCTCCCTCGTCGCCGGGACGGACCTGCTGTCGGCCTCGGACTTGACCTGGGACGTCCTCCACCCCAGCGACGGCGGCATGGAGTCTATCGGGGACGGACTGGCCCGGCACCTGGAGACGCGACTCGACTGA
- a CDS encoding fumarylacetoacetate hydrolase family protein, translated as MRYYRVATDGNAHLVAEDDAGAFDLTAANERIDSFTTLARCADVAGTSIDDLARRHREDAPSVDLTAADVRAPARPPEVWAAGVTYEISEEAREEESNTPDLYMEVYRSERPELFLKSTPSRTVGPGEAVGVRGDSDWDVPEPELGVVVYDGDVVGYTIGNDVSSREIEGDNPLYLPQAKIYDRSCSIGPCIASTESIDDPHDLTMTMTIERDGEVVYEQSADTGDMVHSCEELVSYLERHNELPELTVLLTGTALVPEDYTMHPGDEVLIEIEDVGTLTNGVVDV; from the coding sequence ATGCGCTATTACAGAGTGGCTACGGACGGGAACGCCCATCTCGTCGCCGAGGACGACGCCGGAGCGTTCGACCTGACCGCGGCCAACGAGCGGATCGACTCGTTCACGACGCTGGCCCGCTGTGCCGACGTGGCGGGGACGTCCATCGACGACCTCGCGCGCCGACATCGCGAGGACGCCCCGTCGGTCGACCTGACGGCGGCGGACGTCCGCGCCCCCGCGCGCCCACCCGAGGTGTGGGCCGCCGGCGTCACCTACGAGATCAGCGAGGAGGCCCGCGAGGAGGAGAGCAACACGCCGGACCTCTACATGGAGGTCTACCGCAGCGAGCGCCCCGAACTGTTCCTCAAGTCGACGCCCTCCCGGACGGTCGGCCCGGGCGAGGCGGTCGGCGTCCGCGGCGATTCCGACTGGGACGTCCCCGAACCCGAACTGGGCGTGGTCGTCTACGACGGCGACGTCGTCGGCTACACCATCGGCAACGACGTCAGCAGCCGCGAGATCGAAGGCGACAACCCGCTGTACCTCCCGCAGGCGAAAATCTACGACCGCAGTTGCTCGATCGGCCCCTGCATCGCCTCGACCGAGTCCATCGACGACCCCCACGACCTCACCATGACCATGACCATCGAACGCGACGGCGAGGTCGTCTACGAGCAAAGCGCCGACACCGGCGACATGGTCCACAGCTGCGAGGAACTGGTCTCCTACCTCGAGCGCCACAACGAACTGCCCGAACTGACCGTCCTGCTGACCGGCACCGCGCTCGTCCCCGAGGACTACACCATGCACCCCGGCGACGAGGTCCTCATCGAAATCGAAGACGTCGGCACCCTCACCAACGGCGTCGTCGACGTCTGA
- a CDS encoding endo-1,4-beta-xylanase, which yields MSDEATLRTAADASDFRIGAAIDPDALRSDPSYLRTAKSEFNAITPENALKMGPLRPSRDTYDFGDADAVVDFGVEHDMYVRGHTLVWHNQKPDWFQAWDYTGDQLRTFLRDHVHTVAGRYRSKIDAWDVVNEAVADDGSMRDTVWYDALGEEYLADAFRWANEVTDADLYYNDYGADGINEKSDAVYDMVEGLLDDGVPIDGVGLQMHALGDHPDPGSVAENVRRFRDLGLDVQITEMDVAFHVDDVSENPDEDQAEFYGDVVAACRDAGCDTVVTWGVHDASTWLRSFRDFGERFTGDPLLFDDRYDEKPAYDGVKGALED from the coding sequence ATGTCAGACGAGGCGACGCTTCGCACGGCGGCCGACGCCAGCGACTTCCGAATCGGTGCCGCGATCGATCCCGACGCGCTCCGCAGCGACCCGAGTTACCTGCGGACCGCCAAGAGCGAGTTCAACGCGATCACTCCGGAGAACGCCCTGAAGATGGGGCCGCTCCGACCGTCGCGGGACACCTACGACTTCGGCGACGCCGACGCCGTCGTCGACTTCGGCGTCGAGCACGACATGTACGTCCGCGGGCACACGCTCGTGTGGCACAACCAGAAGCCCGACTGGTTCCAGGCGTGGGACTACACCGGCGATCAGCTCCGGACGTTCCTGCGCGACCACGTCCACACGGTCGCCGGTCGCTACCGGTCGAAGATTGACGCCTGGGACGTGGTCAACGAGGCCGTCGCGGACGACGGGTCGATGCGCGACACCGTGTGGTACGACGCGCTGGGCGAGGAGTACCTCGCCGACGCGTTCCGCTGGGCGAACGAGGTCACCGACGCGGACCTCTACTACAACGACTACGGCGCGGACGGGATCAACGAGAAGTCCGACGCCGTCTACGACATGGTCGAGGGGCTGCTCGACGACGGGGTGCCGATCGACGGGGTCGGCCTCCAGATGCACGCGCTCGGCGACCACCCCGATCCGGGCTCCGTCGCGGAGAACGTCCGGCGGTTCCGGGACCTCGGGCTGGACGTCCAGATCACCGAGATGGACGTCGCGTTCCACGTCGACGACGTGTCCGAGAACCCCGACGAGGACCAGGCGGAGTTCTACGGCGACGTCGTCGCGGCCTGTCGCGACGCGGGCTGTGACACAGTCGTCACGTGGGGCGTCCACGACGCCAGCACCTGGCTGCGGAGCTTCAGGGACTTCGGCGAGCGGTTCACCGGCGACCCGCTGCTGTTCGACGACCGGTACGACGAGAAGCCGGCCTACGACGGGGTGAAAGGCGCACTCGAAGACTGA
- the uxaC gene encoding glucuronate isomerase codes for MPFLDEDYLLETDAARELYDAIADRPIVDPHTHADVAEIVENDGWNDVWEVEAATDHYVWALMRNCGVDEELITGDADNREKWTTLAEAFPQFAGNPTYEWVHLDLRRRFGIEKTISAETADEIWEETKAQLAGDDMRPQELLAEMNVEVVGSTDDPTDDLSYHERAADEVDGVELVPTWRADRAVKVDRPEWTDFVAELAEAIEVDTGDFDGFLAALEASHDYFDERGCRACDLGIEQPVTRPVSDERARDVFERALAGASLSEREAGDFQAYLTEYIGELNAEKGWVTQLHVGPVRNYRDSLFERLGPAAGGDVSTGDVDLVKPLEHFCNRFDDEMDVVLYVIDPTHYPSVATMARVFPNVTVGPAWWFNDSPFGMEQQLEYVGTVELLSQHAGMVSDSRKLLSYGSRFEMFRRSLANVVGTQVERGQVPMDVARDLVEGLAYDRPKELYGF; via the coding sequence ATGCCCTTCCTCGACGAGGATTACCTGCTCGAGACGGACGCCGCGCGAGAACTGTACGACGCGATCGCCGACCGCCCGATCGTCGATCCCCACACGCACGCGGACGTCGCCGAGATCGTCGAGAACGACGGCTGGAACGACGTCTGGGAGGTCGAGGCCGCCACGGACCACTACGTCTGGGCGCTGATGCGCAACTGCGGCGTCGACGAGGAACTGATCACCGGCGACGCCGACAACCGGGAGAAGTGGACGACGCTCGCGGAGGCCTTCCCGCAGTTCGCCGGCAACCCCACCTACGAGTGGGTCCACCTCGATCTCAGGCGACGGTTCGGAATCGAGAAGACGATCTCCGCCGAAACGGCCGACGAGATCTGGGAGGAGACGAAGGCCCAGCTCGCCGGGGACGACATGCGACCCCAGGAGCTGCTCGCCGAGATGAACGTCGAGGTCGTCGGTAGCACCGACGATCCGACGGACGACCTCTCGTACCACGAGCGCGCCGCCGACGAGGTCGATGGGGTCGAGCTCGTGCCTACCTGGCGCGCGGACCGGGCGGTCAAGGTCGACCGGCCCGAGTGGACCGACTTCGTCGCCGAACTCGCCGAGGCGATCGAGGTCGACACGGGCGACTTCGACGGGTTCCTCGCCGCGCTGGAGGCCTCCCACGACTACTTCGACGAGCGCGGCTGCCGCGCCTGCGACCTCGGGATCGAACAGCCCGTCACCCGGCCAGTCAGTGACGAGCGCGCCCGCGACGTCTTCGAGCGGGCGCTGGCCGGGGCCTCACTCTCCGAACGCGAGGCCGGGGACTTCCAGGCCTACCTCACCGAGTACATCGGCGAACTGAACGCCGAGAAGGGGTGGGTCACGCAGTTGCACGTCGGCCCCGTCCGCAACTACCGCGACTCGCTGTTCGAGCGGCTCGGTCCGGCCGCCGGCGGGGACGTCTCGACGGGGGACGTGGACCTCGTGAAGCCGCTGGAGCACTTCTGCAACCGGTTCGACGACGAGATGGACGTCGTCCTCTACGTGATCGATCCGACCCACTACCCGTCGGTCGCGACGATGGCGCGGGTGTTCCCGAACGTGACGGTCGGCCCGGCCTGGTGGTTCAACGACAGCCCGTTCGGGATGGAGCAGCAACTTGAGTACGTCGGCACCGTCGAGCTGCTCTCCCAGCACGCCGGGATGGTCAGCGACTCGCGGAAGCTCCTCTCCTACGGCTCGCGCTTCGAGATGTTCCGCCGCTCGCTGGCCAACGTCGTCGGGACGCAGGTCGAGCGCGGCCAGGTGCCGATGGACGTGGCGCGAGACCTCGTCGAGGGCCTCGCGTACGACCGGCCAAAAGAGCTGTACGGGTTCTGA
- a CDS encoding IclR family transcriptional regulator, which yields MKPDASDDGGKRVGAVQRSFAILDVLRRSGTLRINDVADELDIPTSTAHVHLKTLESVGYVVKTDDGYRRGLRFLRDGVAVRDRYDVHGMARPELDEIAAETGEVANLGAEEDGRRVILYQAEGSDAVYDDAPIGEFTRMHWTALGKAILAERSGEYVDEYLDAYGLPAATENTITDAEAFREELATVHDRGYAVEDEERREGIRSVAVPIIVDGSVVGAISLSGPRERFDDDRIRDALVPTLRDTSNVVEVRCTYE from the coding sequence ATGAAACCCGACGCGTCGGACGACGGTGGCAAGCGGGTCGGCGCCGTTCAGCGCTCGTTCGCCATTCTGGACGTCCTCCGGCGGTCCGGAACACTCCGCATCAACGATGTTGCAGACGAACTGGACATCCCCACGAGCACGGCGCACGTCCACCTGAAGACGCTCGAGTCGGTCGGCTACGTGGTGAAGACCGACGACGGGTACAGGCGGGGGCTCCGGTTCCTGCGCGACGGCGTCGCAGTCCGCGACCGGTACGACGTCCACGGGATGGCCAGACCCGAACTGGACGAGATCGCGGCCGAGACGGGCGAGGTGGCCAACCTTGGCGCCGAGGAGGACGGGCGGCGCGTGATCCTGTACCAGGCCGAGGGGAGCGACGCCGTCTACGACGACGCGCCGATCGGCGAGTTCACGAGGATGCACTGGACGGCACTGGGGAAGGCCATCCTCGCGGAACGCTCCGGGGAGTACGTCGACGAGTACCTCGACGCGTACGGACTCCCGGCGGCGACTGAGAACACGATCACGGACGCCGAAGCGTTCCGAGAGGAACTCGCGACCGTCCACGACAGGGGGTACGCGGTCGAAGACGAAGAGCGCCGCGAGGGGATCCGGTCCGTCGCCGTTCCAATAATCGTGGACGGGTCCGTCGTCGGGGCCATCTCGCTCTCGGGACCCCGCGAGCGGTTCGACGACGATCGAATCCGGGACGCGCTGGTACCGACGCTACGCGACACGTCGAACGTCGTCGAGGTCAGGTGCACCTACGAGTGA
- a CDS encoding SDR family NAD(P)-dependent oxidoreductase, which produces MSETSGDAVTVADKSAVVIGGTSGIGRAIALAFADEGADVVASSRSEDKVAETAAELRERGAETTEVTCDVRDYGSVEDLYDAAVEAMGDVDVLVNSAGSVAQASVTEMPEEDFERDVDVCLTGVFRACQVFGRGMDEGSIVNISSMSADQAREERPGYCAAKSGLNGLTRAAAADLAPEVRVNAIAPGFVKTELAGPKMEDGSAFREQVDGRTPMDRVATPDEITGAAVYLAGDAASFTTGEIVRVDGGYDDSAQ; this is translated from the coding sequence ATGAGCGAAACCTCAGGCGACGCCGTCACCGTCGCGGACAAATCCGCGGTGGTCATCGGCGGGACGAGCGGGATCGGACGGGCCATCGCCCTCGCGTTCGCCGACGAGGGCGCGGACGTCGTCGCGTCGAGCCGGAGCGAGGACAAGGTAGCCGAGACGGCCGCGGAACTGCGGGAGCGCGGCGCGGAGACGACGGAGGTCACCTGCGACGTCCGCGACTACGGGTCCGTCGAGGACCTCTACGACGCGGCGGTCGAGGCGATGGGCGACGTCGACGTCCTCGTCAACTCCGCCGGGAGTGTCGCGCAGGCGTCGGTCACTGAGATGCCGGAGGAGGACTTCGAGCGCGACGTCGACGTCTGTCTCACCGGCGTCTTCCGCGCGTGTCAGGTGTTCGGGCGCGGCATGGACGAGGGGAGCATCGTCAACATCTCGTCGATGTCGGCCGACCAGGCCCGCGAGGAGCGGCCGGGATACTGCGCCGCCAAGAGCGGCCTGAACGGCCTGACGCGCGCGGCGGCGGCCGACCTCGCCCCGGAGGTCCGCGTCAACGCCATCGCGCCGGGCTTCGTCAAGACCGAGCTGGCCGGGCCGAAGATGGAGGACGGCTCCGCGTTCCGCGAGCAGGTCGACGGCCGGACGCCGATGGACCGCGTCGCGACGCCCGACGAAATCACGGGCGCCGCGGTGTACCTGGCCGGCGACGCCGCCTCGTTCACGACCGGCGAGATCGTCAGGGTCGACGGCGGCTACGACGACAGCGCGCAGTGA